Part of the Clostridium sporogenes genome, AGACATCTATTTTATTTACTAAATTAGCTATAGCATTATTTATTTCATTAGTACTTGTCACCCCTGTTTCTATAATTTCATATCCCTTTGCAGCTTTTTTTAATTCATTTAATTGTACTCCTGAATTAATTTCACTTGTATTATATATAAATCCTATTTTCTTTGCTTTTGGTACAAGATTCTTTAATAATTTTAACTGATTTTCTATAGGTAAATAATCTATAGTTCCTGACACATTCTTACCTGGTTTTTCTAAAGAATTAACAAGTCCTGCTTTTATTGGATCAGTAACCGCACTAATTATTATAGGAGTTTGCTTTGTAGAATTAAATGCACTCTGAGCAGCAGGTGTCCCTATAGCCAAAACCAAATCTTTTTTATCTGAAGCAAATTTTTTAGCTATAGTTTGGGACACCCCTATATCCCCTTGGGCATTTTTATAATCTATTTTTATATTATCTCCATCTTTATATCCAGCTTCCTCAAGAGCTTTTATAAATCCCTTTCTATTATCATCTAATGCCACATATTCTACTATTTGATTTATTCCTATATTCAAAACCTTATCCTTTTTTGTTGTCTTTCCACAGGCTGCTAAAGTTAAAATACTAATTGTTAATAATATTCCTGTTACTAGCTTTTTCATAATATACATCTCCTTTAATATTTATATTTTTTAAACTGCATATTCAAATTTCTTTAATATATCTTCTACCCTTAGATTTCTTTTTTCCTTCTCATTTAAATCCAATATGATTTTTCCCTTATGTAACATAATGAGCCTATT contains:
- a CDS encoding ABC transporter substrate-binding protein gives rise to the protein MKKLVTGILLTISILTLAACGKTTKKDKVLNIGINQIVEYVALDDNRKGFIKALEEAGYKDGDNIKIDYKNAQGDIGVSQTIAKKFASDKKDLVLAIGTPAAQSAFNSTKQTPIIISAVTDPIKAGLVNSLEKPGKNVSGTIDYLPIENQLKLLKNLVPKAKKIGFIYNTSEINSGVQLNELKKAAKGYEIIETGVTSTNEINNAIANLVNKIDVLYVPTDQLVVSSMPIIAKHTLDAKIPIIAAEKGSVEAGALATVGIDYYQLGYETGKMAVSVLKGEDISKMPIKMTSKTEIYVNKNSLEKLGIDKGNLSNLGNVKYVEK